Proteins from a genomic interval of Streptomyces sp. NBC_01445:
- a CDS encoding molybdopterin-dependent oxidoreductase, giving the protein MEKGMLPPGQRLAKGWPVSHYGPVPRFRPERWTLQVFGATANKATHSWTFEELTTLPKVTVVADLHCASGTSTTGHTFFGIPARVLLELVPPAEGVSHVMAWAEYGYSANLRLEDFIADSTVMATHHNDELLTAEHGFPLRLVVPHLFGYKGPKWLRGIEYMTQDRRGFWEERGYHNIADPWAGQRHSYQEDDSP; this is encoded by the coding sequence ATGGAGAAAGGCATGCTGCCGCCGGGGCAGCGCCTGGCCAAAGGCTGGCCCGTATCGCACTACGGACCGGTACCCCGCTTCCGCCCGGAGCGATGGACCCTCCAGGTCTTCGGCGCCACCGCGAACAAAGCGACCCACTCCTGGACCTTCGAAGAACTCACCACCCTGCCCAAAGTCACCGTGGTCGCGGACCTGCACTGCGCGTCCGGCACCAGCACCACCGGCCACACCTTCTTCGGGATCCCGGCACGCGTCCTGCTGGAACTCGTCCCACCCGCCGAGGGCGTGTCCCATGTGATGGCCTGGGCCGAATACGGATACAGCGCGAACCTACGCCTCGAGGACTTCATCGCCGACTCCACCGTCATGGCCACCCACCACAACGATGAGCTGCTCACTGCCGAACACGGCTTCCCGCTGCGCCTGGTGGTCCCGCACCTGTTCGGCTACAAGGGACCCAAGTGGCTGCGCGGCATCGAGTACATGACGCAGGACCGGCGAGGCTTCTGGGAGGAGCGCGGCTACCACAACATCGCCGACCCCTGGGCCGGCCAGCGTCATTCGTACCAGGAGGACGACAGCCCGTAA
- a CDS encoding thiamine pyrophosphate-binding protein — protein sequence MKVAEAVGRALAAAGVDHVFGVVGSGNFHLTNALVAAGSRYVAARHEGGAATMADAYARMSGKVAALSVHQGCGLTNALTGIAEAAKSRTPLLVLAAETAETTSNFYVDQDALARSVGAVSARVTSAEDAVEQACAAVRRALHERRTVVLNLPLEIQALDVSEGTSVTPPPERTPVEPESDAVAQLVQTLERAQRPVFVAGRGARTPDARDALAALAERHGALLATSAVARGLFHDNPWSLDVSGGFSSPLTAELVKGADLIVGWGCALNMWTMRQGRLIGPEATVVQVDDDPSALGRHRTVHLGIIGDVERTARRTLEASGGRRTGYRTPTIAESIAARVRWRDVSYEDESSHERIDPRTLSIALDDLLPDERVIGVDSGNFMGYPSMFLSVPDHNSLCFTQAFQSIGLGLSTAIGAALARPDRLPVAALGDGGALMSAVELDTVRRLGLPMVVVVYNDDAYGAEVHHFAPGQFPLDTVEFPPTDIAAIARGYGFEAVTVRTRADLEPVRDWVAGPRSTPLLIDAKVTSEHGAWWLEEAFRGH from the coding sequence GTGAAGGTCGCAGAAGCGGTCGGCCGGGCCCTGGCGGCGGCCGGCGTCGACCACGTCTTCGGTGTGGTCGGTTCGGGGAACTTCCATCTGACCAACGCCTTGGTCGCGGCCGGCTCCCGGTACGTCGCGGCCCGCCATGAGGGCGGGGCGGCCACCATGGCCGATGCCTACGCCCGCATGAGCGGCAAGGTGGCGGCGCTGTCGGTGCACCAGGGGTGCGGGCTGACCAATGCGCTGACCGGCATCGCCGAGGCGGCCAAGAGTCGCACCCCGCTGCTCGTCCTGGCGGCGGAGACCGCCGAGACCACCTCGAACTTCTACGTCGACCAGGACGCGCTGGCGCGATCGGTGGGCGCCGTCAGCGCGCGTGTGACCTCGGCGGAGGACGCGGTCGAGCAGGCATGCGCCGCCGTGCGCCGAGCCCTGCATGAGCGCCGTACCGTAGTGCTCAATCTCCCGCTGGAGATCCAGGCCTTGGACGTTTCCGAGGGCACATCGGTCACGCCGCCTCCTGAACGGACCCCGGTCGAGCCCGAGTCGGACGCTGTCGCCCAGCTGGTGCAGACCCTCGAACGCGCGCAGCGCCCGGTCTTCGTCGCCGGCCGGGGAGCGCGGACACCCGACGCCCGCGACGCCCTGGCCGCGCTCGCCGAGCGGCACGGTGCGCTCCTGGCCACCTCTGCCGTCGCCCGCGGGCTGTTCCACGACAACCCGTGGTCGCTCGACGTGTCCGGCGGATTCTCCTCGCCCCTGACCGCGGAACTCGTGAAGGGCGCGGATCTGATCGTGGGCTGGGGCTGCGCACTGAACATGTGGACGATGCGGCAAGGCCGGCTGATCGGCCCGGAGGCCACCGTCGTTCAGGTCGACGACGACCCGTCCGCTCTCGGCAGGCACCGCACTGTCCACCTCGGCATCATCGGCGACGTGGAACGCACCGCACGGCGTACCCTCGAAGCGAGCGGAGGGCGACGAACCGGCTACCGCACCCCCACCATCGCAGAGTCCATTGCCGCGCGCGTGCGCTGGCGCGACGTGTCCTACGAGGACGAGAGCAGCCACGAGCGCATCGACCCGCGCACGCTGAGCATCGCGCTGGACGACCTGCTGCCCGACGAGCGCGTGATCGGCGTGGACTCCGGGAACTTCATGGGCTACCCCTCCATGTTCCTGTCCGTGCCCGACCACAACAGCCTGTGCTTCACCCAGGCCTTCCAATCCATCGGGCTGGGCCTTTCGACGGCGATCGGTGCGGCGCTGGCCCGGCCCGACCGGCTGCCCGTCGCCGCCCTCGGCGACGGCGGCGCGCTGATGAGCGCCGTCGAACTGGACACCGTCCGCCGGCTGGGTCTGCCGATGGTGGTCGTCGTCTACAACGACGACGCATATGGGGCAGAGGTCCATCACTTCGCCCCCGGCCAATTCCCCCTGGACACGGTCGAGTTCCCGCCCACCGACATCGCCGCCATCGCCCGGGGCTACGGCTTCGAAGCGGTCACCGTACGCACCCGCGCCGACCTCGAACCTGTCCGGGACTGGGTCGCCGGGCCCCGCTCCACACCCCTGCTCATCGATGCCAAGGTCACCTCGGAGCACGGGGCCTGGTGGCTGGAGGAGGCCTTCCGCGGCCACTGA
- a CDS encoding cyclase family protein: MSHPSVLAALTSALRSGSIEVVDLTAPLSSSTPVLQLPAQFGQTAVFELEEISRYDDRGPAWYWNNFRSGEHTGTHFDAPNHWITGKGLADVASVPAQQLVAPAAMLDFSVEAAANPDFLVEVEHIKAWEAQHGPLPDGGWLLLRTGWDDRSHAQQEFLNADENGPHTPGLSAECARWVAEEAPVIGLGVETVGTDAGQAPGFDPAFPCHSFLMGSGKYGLTQLQNLAALPPTGAVVLAGPLPIVTGSGAPARVLALVERA; the protein is encoded by the coding sequence ATGTCCCACCCCTCCGTCCTCGCCGCGCTGACGTCCGCGTTGCGCAGTGGCTCCATCGAAGTCGTCGACCTCACGGCGCCGTTGTCGTCGTCCACACCGGTGCTCCAACTGCCCGCCCAGTTCGGCCAGACCGCGGTCTTCGAACTCGAGGAGATCAGCCGCTACGACGACCGGGGGCCGGCCTGGTACTGGAACAACTTCCGCAGCGGCGAGCACACCGGCACGCACTTCGACGCGCCCAACCACTGGATCACCGGCAAGGGCCTCGCCGACGTGGCATCCGTGCCGGCACAGCAGCTGGTTGCCCCGGCAGCCATGTTGGACTTCTCCGTCGAGGCGGCCGCGAACCCGGACTTCCTGGTCGAGGTCGAGCACATCAAGGCGTGGGAAGCGCAGCACGGGCCGCTGCCCGACGGGGGCTGGCTGCTGCTGCGCACAGGATGGGACGACCGCTCGCACGCTCAGCAGGAGTTCCTCAACGCTGATGAGAACGGCCCGCACACCCCAGGGCTTTCGGCGGAGTGCGCCCGCTGGGTCGCCGAAGAGGCGCCCGTGATCGGTCTCGGGGTCGAGACGGTGGGCACCGACGCCGGCCAGGCCCCGGGCTTCGATCCGGCCTTCCCGTGCCATTCCTTCCTGATGGGCAGCGGCAAGTACGGCCTGACCCAGCTGCAGAACCTCGCCGCGCTGCCGCCGACCGGCGCCGTCGTCCTGGCCGGACCGCTGCCCATCGTCACCGGATCCGGCGCGCCCGCCCGCGTGCTCGCACTGGTGGAGCGCGCGTGA
- a CDS encoding FadR/GntR family transcriptional regulator: protein MAATETAAAGLRAMIASGELGPGSRLPPEPDLCARLGVSRGSLREAVRSLAALGMLESRHGAGTFVSALRPAQMLAGFSATVDVLPLDGLLELFDVRRAIESHAAALAAARADETVVAHLRELQERLSRTQDQEQLQLLDHEFHATVCAAAGNETLAALAGLLRARGAHYSVYGTREAATVRLASDLGHEALITALAAGDPTAAAAAASAHLSQTEAWLRRLRPSPEPR, encoded by the coding sequence ATGGCGGCCACCGAGACCGCGGCTGCGGGCTTGCGTGCGATGATCGCGAGCGGCGAGCTGGGGCCGGGCAGCAGGCTCCCGCCCGAACCCGACCTGTGCGCCCGCCTCGGCGTCTCCCGCGGTTCACTGCGCGAGGCGGTCCGGTCGCTTGCGGCCCTCGGCATGCTGGAGTCCCGGCACGGCGCGGGCACGTTCGTCTCGGCGCTGCGCCCGGCGCAGATGCTGGCCGGTTTCAGTGCGACGGTCGACGTCCTTCCGCTGGACGGTCTCCTCGAACTCTTCGACGTGCGCCGCGCCATCGAGTCACATGCCGCCGCACTCGCCGCGGCGCGCGCGGACGAGACGGTCGTGGCGCACCTGCGCGAACTTCAGGAGCGCCTGTCCCGCACACAGGACCAGGAGCAACTCCAGTTGCTGGACCACGAGTTCCACGCCACGGTCTGCGCGGCGGCGGGCAACGAGACGCTCGCCGCGCTCGCCGGCCTGCTGCGTGCCCGCGGTGCCCACTACAGCGTCTACGGCACCCGGGAAGCGGCGACCGTGCGACTGGCCAGCGACCTCGGCCACGAGGCGCTCATCACCGCTCTTGCGGCCGGCGACCCCACGGCCGCGGCTGCCGCGGCCTCAGCCCATCTCTCACAGACCGAGGCGTGGCTGCGACGCCTGCGACCGTCACCGGAGCCTCGGTGA
- a CDS encoding aminotransferase class V-fold PLP-dependent enzyme yields MSSHPLDHWALDPDIRHLNHGSFGAVPRTVIEELHALRAEMEANPDRWFRGLPERVAQARTDIAAYLHTPAQTLALVPNASAGVSTVLASLELPRGSEVVITDHAYGAVAMGVARAAARAGARVRTLHVPLDATPEQITARFADALADAQAPTSLVVVDQITSATARLLPVADITRHAHAAGALVLVDGAHAPGMLADPLAQTGDADFWVGNLHKWACTPRGTAALVARGDLAQELYPLTDSWGSPNPFPLRFDQQGTVDLTSWLAAPRSLEFVEKQFGWEAARGRITELAGEAQRMLADALGTDTAAVGGSEAPAMRLVPLPDGTVTDQAAAHALQRHLSVTIGCETAVTTWHGRGYLRLSAHLYNDRADYAHLADHLPAALTETAA; encoded by the coding sequence ATGTCTTCGCACCCCCTGGACCACTGGGCACTCGACCCTGACATACGCCACCTCAACCACGGTTCGTTCGGTGCGGTGCCGCGCACCGTCATCGAGGAACTGCACGCCCTGCGCGCCGAGATGGAGGCGAACCCGGACCGCTGGTTCCGCGGGCTCCCCGAGCGGGTGGCGCAGGCCCGCACCGACATCGCCGCCTATCTGCACACCCCTGCGCAGACCCTCGCCCTCGTCCCGAACGCGAGCGCCGGCGTCAGCACCGTCCTCGCCTCGCTCGAACTCCCGCGCGGCAGCGAGGTGGTGATCACCGACCACGCCTACGGCGCCGTCGCCATGGGCGTGGCCCGCGCCGCCGCACGTGCGGGGGCGCGCGTGCGGACCCTGCACGTGCCGCTCGACGCGACGCCCGAGCAGATCACCGCCCGGTTCGCCGACGCCCTCGCCGACGCGCAGGCCCCGACCTCGCTCGTCGTCGTCGACCAGATCACCTCGGCGACGGCCCGTCTCCTCCCCGTCGCCGACATCACCCGCCACGCCCACGCGGCCGGCGCGCTCGTCCTCGTCGACGGCGCCCACGCACCGGGCATGCTCGCCGACCCTCTCGCGCAGACCGGCGATGCCGACTTCTGGGTCGGCAACCTGCACAAGTGGGCCTGCACACCACGGGGTACGGCCGCCCTGGTGGCGCGCGGAGATCTGGCGCAGGAGCTGTACCCGCTGACTGACTCGTGGGGCTCGCCCAACCCGTTCCCGCTGCGCTTCGACCAGCAGGGCACAGTGGACCTCACTTCCTGGCTCGCGGCGCCGCGTTCCCTGGAGTTCGTGGAGAAGCAGTTCGGCTGGGAGGCCGCGCGGGGCCGCATCACCGAACTGGCGGGCGAGGCACAGCGGATGCTCGCCGACGCACTCGGCACGGACACCGCCGCGGTCGGCGGCAGCGAGGCCCCGGCGATGCGCCTGGTGCCGCTGCCCGACGGCACGGTCACCGACCAGGCGGCCGCGCACGCCCTGCAACGCCACCTCTCCGTCACCATCGGCTGCGAGACCGCCGTGACCACCTGGCACGGGCGCGGCTACCTGAGGCTGTCCGCGCATCTCTACAACGACCGAGCCGACTACGCGCACTTGGCCGACCACCTTCCCGCAGCCCTGACCGAGACGGCCGCGTAG